In Streptococcus respiraculi, one DNA window encodes the following:
- a CDS encoding PTS galactitol transporter subunit IIC produces the protein MSAINDVVQYILGLGASVMLPIMLTIVGLIFRLPFGKSLKSGLTVGIGFIGINLVIGVLSSNLGPAAQAMVENFGVSLNIIDTGWPSAAAAAWAAPVSAIMIPICVAVNLLMLFTKTTKTLDIDLWNYWHFIAAAATGYIVTGGNWWFSILCGVLYEIACLLIADWTAPMVEKFYGLEGVSLPTGSTDAFGLLGIPVGILVGKIPGLNKLDVSADTIQEKFGIFGEPMMMGIIIGAGIAALGGYDVGGIITMGINMGAVMFLMPRMVKILMEGLIPISEAARDFLQKRNGNSDRTIYLGMDAALTTGHPANLATGLLLVPITLLIAIILPGNKVLPFGDLATIPFYVSLIVASRKGNIIQSVITGAIVITGALYMATNFAPEHTEMMRGVYEFPAGATLVSSLDMGGNVLNWLILKFAQLFSGVL, from the coding sequence ATGAGTGCTATTAACGACGTTGTTCAGTATATTCTTGGATTAGGGGCATCTGTTATGCTTCCAATCATGTTGACAATTGTAGGATTGATTTTTAGACTACCATTTGGGAAGTCACTTAAATCAGGTTTGACTGTAGGTATTGGTTTCATTGGTATTAACCTTGTCATCGGTGTTTTGTCTAGTAACTTGGGCCCTGCCGCACAAGCGATGGTTGAAAACTTTGGGGTATCATTGAATATCATTGATACAGGATGGCCTTCAGCAGCAGCTGCTGCATGGGCAGCTCCTGTTTCTGCTATCATGATTCCAATCTGTGTAGCCGTAAACTTGCTTATGTTGTTTACTAAGACTACTAAGACTCTCGATATTGACTTGTGGAACTACTGGCACTTTATTGCCGCAGCTGCGACTGGGTACATCGTAACAGGTGGGAACTGGTGGTTCTCAATCTTGTGTGGTGTCCTTTATGAAATTGCCTGCTTGTTGATCGCAGACTGGACAGCTCCAATGGTTGAAAAATTCTACGGACTAGAAGGTGTCAGCCTTCCAACTGGTTCTACTGACGCCTTTGGTTTGCTTGGTATTCCTGTCGGTATCCTTGTTGGTAAAATCCCTGGTTTAAACAAACTTGACGTTAGTGCAGATACCATCCAAGAAAAATTTGGTATCTTCGGTGAGCCAATGATGATGGGTATCATCATCGGTGCTGGTATTGCCGCTCTTGGTGGATATGATGTTGGTGGTATCATCACAATGGGGATCAACATGGGAGCAGTTATGTTCTTGATGCCTCGTATGGTTAAAATCTTGATGGAAGGTTTGATTCCAATCTCAGAAGCAGCTCGTGACTTCTTGCAAAAACGTAATGGTAACAGCGACCGCACTATTTACCTTGGTATGGATGCTGCCCTTACAACTGGTCACCCTGCTAACCTTGCAACAGGTTTGCTTCTTGTGCCAATTACTTTGTTGATTGCGATTATCTTGCCAGGAAATAAAGTCCTTCCATTCGGTGACTTGGCAACTATTCCATTCTACGTATCCCTTATCGTAGCTAGCCGTAAAGGTAACATTATCCAATCTGTTATTACAGGTGCAATCGTTATTACAGGCGCACTTTACATGGCAACAAACTTTGCGCCAGAACATACAGAAATGATGCGTGGTGTATATGAATTCCCAGCAGGAGCTACTCTTGTGTCAAGTCTTGATATGGGTGGTAACGTCCTTAACTGGCTCATCTTGAAATTTGCACAATTATTCTCAGGAGTTCTTTAA
- a CDS encoding galactitol-1-phosphate 5-dehydrogenase yields the protein MKAALLTELNHFEIHEMDKPTPHSHEVLVKVKAAGICGSDIHKMQSEWKYDLPMVMGHEFSGQVEAVGEDVKQVAVGDRVAIVPFLPCNKCIYCREGKYQLCEDYRMIGSHYYGGFEEYVVVPETNVLNIGDKISYEEAAMIEPLAVAAHGVMGLDPQVGDQVAVFGLGTIGILSVQWLRLAGVKRIIGIDIDPNKLEESKKYGVTDTINPLEEGLEEAVAKLTDGLGVDIALECAGSKITEEQCLLITRKGGKIGYQGIAYTDVVLRQRAFENIFRREYTVKGFWNSYSAPFPGKEWTHSVEFIEAGKINLKDMISHRFKLDEIQKAFNLTVKREESYNKVMIFPEDD from the coding sequence ATGAAAGCAGCATTGCTGACAGAATTAAACCATTTTGAAATTCATGAAATGGATAAGCCGACTCCACATTCACATGAAGTATTAGTAAAAGTCAAAGCCGCAGGAATCTGCGGCTCTGATATTCATAAAATGCAAAGTGAGTGGAAATATGACTTACCTATGGTCATGGGTCATGAATTTTCAGGTCAAGTAGAGGCAGTAGGAGAAGATGTAAAGCAGGTAGCAGTAGGCGATCGTGTCGCAATCGTACCGTTCTTGCCTTGTAACAAATGTATTTATTGTCGAGAAGGTAAGTACCAGCTCTGCGAAGACTATCGAATGATTGGTTCGCATTACTATGGTGGTTTTGAAGAGTACGTTGTCGTACCGGAAACAAATGTCTTGAACATCGGGGATAAAATCTCTTATGAAGAGGCAGCCATGATTGAACCTCTAGCGGTAGCAGCTCATGGTGTTATGGGATTAGACCCACAAGTTGGTGATCAGGTTGCTGTATTTGGTTTGGGTACGATTGGTATTTTAAGTGTGCAATGGCTTCGTCTAGCGGGAGTCAAACGGATTATCGGTATTGATATCGACCCGAATAAGCTAGAAGAATCCAAAAAATACGGTGTAACGGATACAATCAATCCTTTAGAAGAAGGCCTAGAAGAAGCCGTTGCAAAATTGACCGATGGGCTTGGTGTTGATATTGCTTTGGAATGTGCCGGTTCTAAGATAACAGAGGAACAATGCCTCTTGATTACTAGAAAAGGTGGAAAGATTGGGTATCAAGGCATCGCTTATACAGATGTAGTATTGCGTCAGCGTGCTTTTGAAAATATCTTTAGACGAGAATATACAGTCAAAGGTTTTTGGAATTCTTATTCTGCCCCATTCCCTGGTAAAGAGTGGACTCATTCTGTTGAGTTTATTGAGGCGGGTAAAATTAATTTGAAAGATATGATTTCACATCGATTTAAACTTGATGAGATTCAGAAGGCTTTCAACCTAACAGTAAAGAGGGAAGAATCTTACAATAAAGTGATGATTTTCCCTGAAGACGATTGA
- a CDS encoding zinc-binding dehydrogenase encodes MTIPDKMKGVFKTEPGYDKMDFLDLDVPKAEGDKVLIKVAFTGICGSDIHTFKGEYNNPATPVVLGHEFSGQVVAVGDQVTKVKVGDRVTSETTFETSTDIYTHDKLYNLAMKRKGIGTQQNGSMAKYVLTREESVHILPDSLSYEGAAMTEPLACCVHAMYQKSQLSLHDKIIIMGPGPIGLFLLQIAKDIGAFVIMTGITQDAERLAFAKELGADVVVDTQKEDLAAIVHQYTDGYGVDKAYDASGAAPAVNQVLPLIKKRGRFVQVGLFAKKYIELDTESIIQREIEYVGCRSQNPFDWPIAIHLLNKGAINIDKMITQKFPLEEWRQAFEAVMGGKEFKVMIESNPGEF; translated from the coding sequence ATGACCATTCCAGATAAAATGAAAGGGGTCTTTAAAACAGAACCCGGCTATGATAAAATGGATTTCCTAGACTTAGATGTGCCAAAAGCTGAAGGGGATAAAGTTCTTATTAAGGTGGCTTTTACAGGAATCTGTGGATCAGATATTCACACGTTTAAAGGTGAGTATAACAATCCTGCAACTCCCGTTGTTCTTGGGCATGAATTTTCGGGCCAAGTTGTAGCAGTTGGTGACCAAGTAACGAAGGTAAAAGTTGGAGATCGTGTTACGAGTGAGACAACTTTTGAAACAAGTACAGATATTTATACCCATGATAAGCTCTATAATTTAGCAATGAAACGCAAAGGTATAGGAACACAACAAAATGGTTCAATGGCCAAGTATGTGTTAACCCGAGAAGAAAGTGTTCATATCTTGCCAGATTCTCTTAGCTACGAGGGAGCAGCTATGACGGAGCCTCTAGCTTGCTGTGTGCATGCGATGTATCAAAAGAGTCAGCTTAGCTTACATGATAAAATTATTATTATGGGGCCTGGTCCGATTGGTTTGTTCTTATTGCAAATCGCAAAAGACATCGGTGCATTTGTCATTATGACTGGGATTACTCAAGATGCAGAGCGTCTGGCCTTTGCCAAAGAATTAGGAGCCGACGTAGTTGTCGATACACAAAAAGAAGATTTGGCTGCCATTGTTCATCAATATACAGATGGTTATGGTGTTGATAAAGCCTATGATGCTTCAGGGGCTGCTCCAGCAGTCAATCAGGTATTGCCACTCATCAAGAAACGCGGTCGTTTTGTTCAAGTAGGGCTTTTTGCGAAGAAGTACATTGAATTAGATACAGAGTCCATCATTCAACGCGAAATTGAATACGTGGGTTGCCGCTCACAAAATCCATTTGACTGGCCAATTGCGATTCACCTCCTAAATAAAGGTGCTATTAATATTGATAAGATGATTACTCAAAAATTCCCGCTAGAGGAATGGCGACAAGCATTTGAAGCTGTTATGGGTGGAAAAGAATTCAAAGTCATGATTGAATCAAACCCTGGGGAGTTTTAA
- the tkt gene encoding transketolase, with protein MSHLSVNAIRFLGVDAIEKSKSGHPGAVMGQAPMAYSLFTNHMRINPAHPRWVNRDRFVLSTGHGSMLLYALLHLSGFEEVSMDEIKNFRQWGSTTPGHPEFGHTAGVDVTTGPLGQGISTAVGLAQAERFLAAKYNKEGYPIFDHYTYVICGDGDLMEGVSAEAASYAGLQKLDKLIVLYDSNDICLDGGTSDALTEDVRARYEAYGWHTALVSDGTDVVAVDQAIQAAKVSGKPSLIEVKTIIGHGSPNKQGTNAVHGAPLGAEEAAATRKALDWNFAPFEVPQEVYADFKEHVTDRGQAAYATWEKLVADYKAAYPELAEEVSAVLEGRDAVELKPSDFPMPETGFSQATRNSSQDAINAAAEVLPHFFGGSADLSHSNMTFIKGEGLQDATHPLNRNIQFGVREFAMGTILNGMALHSNLRVYGGTFMVFSDYVKAAIRLSALQGLPVTYVFTHDSIAVGEDGPTHEPIEHLAGLRAMPNVNVFRPADARETQAAWYLALTSPSTPSVLALTRQNLTVEEGTDFDKVAKGAYVVYEEAGFDTILLASGSEVNLAVTAAKQLAAEGIKVRVVSVPSTELFDAQDAAYKEEILPNAIRRRLAIEMGATQSWYKYVGLDGAVLGIDTFGASAPAAKVIEEYGFTVENVVNTVKGL; from the coding sequence ATGTCACATTTATCAGTCAACGCGATTCGTTTCCTTGGAGTAGATGCCATTGAAAAATCGAAATCAGGTCATCCAGGAGCTGTTATGGGGCAAGCTCCAATGGCTTACAGCCTATTTACCAATCATATGCGTATTAACCCAGCTCATCCACGTTGGGTCAATCGTGATCGCTTTGTGTTATCTACGGGACACGGTTCTATGTTGCTTTATGCCCTTCTTCATCTGTCAGGTTTTGAAGAAGTAAGTATGGATGAAATTAAGAATTTCCGTCAATGGGGATCAACAACACCAGGTCACCCTGAGTTCGGTCACACTGCAGGTGTAGACGTGACAACTGGTCCTCTTGGGCAAGGGATTTCAACTGCCGTTGGTTTAGCTCAAGCAGAACGTTTCCTTGCGGCTAAGTACAACAAAGAAGGCTATCCAATTTTTGACCATTATACTTACGTCATCTGTGGTGACGGAGATTTGATGGAAGGTGTTTCTGCAGAAGCGGCTTCTTATGCTGGTTTGCAAAAATTAGACAAACTGATTGTTCTTTATGATTCAAATGATATCTGTTTGGATGGAGGAACAAGTGATGCCTTAACAGAGGATGTTCGTGCGCGTTATGAAGCCTATGGCTGGCATACAGCCCTTGTTTCTGATGGAACAGACGTGGTAGCTGTTGATCAAGCAATTCAGGCTGCTAAAGTTTCTGGTAAGCCTTCTCTTATCGAAGTCAAAACAATTATCGGGCATGGTTCTCCAAATAAACAAGGAACAAATGCTGTTCACGGTGCGCCACTTGGAGCAGAAGAAGCAGCAGCAACACGCAAGGCCTTGGATTGGAACTTTGCACCGTTTGAAGTACCACAAGAAGTTTATGCAGACTTTAAAGAACACGTGACAGATCGTGGACAAGCAGCTTATGCAACTTGGGAAAAACTCGTGGCAGATTACAAAGCAGCTTATCCAGAGTTGGCAGAAGAAGTGAGTGCGGTTCTAGAAGGTCGTGACGCGGTAGAGTTGAAACCAAGCGACTTCCCAATGCCAGAGACAGGCTTCTCACAAGCGACTCGTAACTCAAGTCAAGATGCCATCAATGCAGCCGCAGAAGTGCTTCCACATTTCTTCGGTGGTTCTGCAGACTTGTCTCACTCAAACATGACCTTTATTAAGGGTGAGGGACTACAAGATGCGACTCATCCATTGAATCGAAATATCCAATTCGGTGTGCGTGAATTTGCGATGGGAACAATCTTGAATGGTATGGCGCTACACAGTAACCTTCGTGTTTACGGTGGTACCTTCATGGTCTTCTCTGACTATGTGAAAGCAGCAATTCGCCTATCTGCCCTTCAAGGACTTCCAGTAACCTATGTCTTCACCCATGATTCAATTGCGGTTGGTGAAGATGGTCCAACTCATGAGCCAATTGAACATTTAGCGGGCCTTCGTGCGATGCCAAACGTGAATGTCTTCCGCCCAGCAGATGCGCGTGAGACACAAGCTGCCTGGTATTTGGCTTTAACAAGCCCATCTACACCATCCGTTTTGGCCTTGACTCGTCAAAACTTGACTGTAGAAGAAGGAACAGACTTTGATAAAGTTGCAAAAGGTGCTTATGTGGTCTATGAAGAAGCAGGGTTTGACACTATTCTTCTTGCATCAGGTTCAGAAGTCAACTTGGCCGTTACAGCAGCGAAACAGCTTGCAGCAGAAGGCATCAAGGTTCGTGTGGTCAGCGTACCGTCTACAGAACTCTTTGATGCGCAAGACGCAGCCTATAAGGAAGAAATCTTGCCAAATGCAATCCGTCGTCGCCTAGCCATTGAAATGGGTGCAACTCAAAGCTGGTACAAATATGTCGGCCTAGACGGTGCGGTACTAGGTATTGATACCTTTGGAGCATCAGCGCCAGCCGCTAAAGTCATCGAAGAATATGGCTTTACAGTGGAAAATGTGGTGAATACAGTTAAAGGATTGTAA
- a CDS encoding SDR family oxidoreductase, producing the protein MSDWLAIHDKVYVVTGGSSGIGLAIVKSLLEQGAKVANFDIRDSDVSHENLLFVETNVTSHQAVKEAVAKVVAHFGTVDGLVNNAGINIPSLLVDVAEEAGQYELNEEKFDKMVNINFKGLFFVSQEVARILATKKSGVIINMASEAGLEGSEGQSIYAATKGAVYSLTRSWAKELAKHGIRVVGIAPGIMEATGLRTLSYEEALAYTRGKTVEELRAGYSNTSTIPLGRSGRLSEVADLVCYYLSDRASYITGVTTNVAGGKTRG; encoded by the coding sequence ATGTCGGATTGGTTAGCGATTCATGACAAGGTATATGTCGTGACAGGTGGTAGCTCAGGAATTGGGCTTGCAATTGTGAAAAGCTTGTTGGAACAAGGGGCAAAGGTCGCAAACTTCGATATTCGTGACTCAGATGTGAGCCATGAGAATTTGCTTTTTGTAGAAACCAACGTGACTAGTCATCAAGCGGTCAAAGAAGCAGTTGCTAAGGTAGTCGCACATTTCGGTACCGTAGACGGTTTGGTCAACAATGCAGGAATCAATATTCCGAGCTTGTTGGTTGATGTAGCAGAAGAGGCTGGACAATATGAGTTAAATGAAGAAAAGTTTGACAAAATGGTCAATATCAACTTTAAAGGACTTTTCTTTGTATCACAAGAAGTGGCACGTATTCTTGCTACTAAAAAATCTGGTGTCATTATCAATATGGCTTCAGAAGCAGGTTTAGAAGGTAGCGAAGGACAAAGTATCTATGCTGCGACAAAGGGTGCGGTTTATTCTCTCACTCGTTCATGGGCAAAAGAACTGGCGAAACACGGGATTCGTGTGGTGGGCATTGCTCCAGGAATCATGGAAGCAACGGGACTTCGCACTCTTTCCTACGAAGAAGCTCTTGCCTATACACGTGGAAAAACGGTTGAGGAATTACGCGCAGGTTACAGTAATACTAGTACCATTCCACTTGGACGCAGTGGTCGCTTGAGTGAAGTGGCGGACTTGGTATGCTATTACTTGTCTGATCGCGCAAGCTATATCACGGGTGTGACCACAAACGTAGCAGGCGGAAAAACAAGAGGATAA